GCTTTTTTTAATAATCAAAATAAATAGTATTACTACTACAATAATAACTTAGAGGAAGATTTAAATTCACACAACTCCTTATTATTAGAACTTAAAAAATTCTCTTTATTACCCTCCCATTTTTTACTTCCATCCTTAATAAAAACAATATTATCACCTATATCCATAACTGAATTCATGTCATGTGTATTAATAACAGTCGTAATATTGTTTTCATATGTAATTTCCTTTAATAAATTGTCTATAACTATTGCCGTTGTAGGATCTAGACCTGAATTAGGCTCATCGCAAAATAAATATTTTGGATTTAATGATATTGCTCTTGCAATAGCAACTCTTTTCTGCATACCACCACTAAGTTCAGAGGGGAACATATCATGCGCACCTTTAAGGTCAACTCTATTTAAACAAAAATCTACTCTTTTGCTCATATCTTTTAAAGACATCTTTTCGGACATTAACAATGGAAACATAACATTATCAAAAACACTCATTGAATCAAACAATGCACTTGCTTGAAAAACCATACCCATCTCTTTTCTTATTTGTTTTCTTTGATTATCATTAATGGAATTAAAACTTCTTCTATCAAAGAAAATTGATCCAGAGTCAACTTCGTGCAAACCTAACATACATTTAATTGCAACGGTTTTACCCGATCCACTTCGGCCTATAATTAGGTTGATTTTTCCGGATTCAAAATTGGAAGAAAAATTATTCAAAACAACTTTTTCTCCAAAAGATTTATTTATAGCATCAACCTTAATCATAAAAACTTAATTTAATAATAAATGAGTGATAAAATAATTACATATAATAATTAAAATACTAGTATAAACAACTCCCCTTGTGCTGGCCTGTCCAACTTCTAATGCTCCACCTTTAGTAGTATAGCCAAAAAAGGCACAAACGGTAGTTATGATAAAAGCAAAAATCACTGTCTTAATTAATGCATATGCAAGATTAAAAGGAATAAACTCATATTGTAAGCCCAACAAAAACTCTTCGGTAGGACAAATTCCAGTTAAATTTCCAGCCAACCAACCACCTACAATACCTAAAGCAATACTAAGAATAATTAAAAATGGGTTAATAATAATAGTAGCACAAATTTTTGGAAATACTAAAAATGAAGCAGAATTAATGCCCATTACTTCTAAGGCATCTATTTGCTCAGTAACTCTCATAGTACCTAAAGAAGATGAAATGTGAGAACCTATTTTACCTGCCAACACAAGACTAATCATTGTAGGAGAAAATTCAAGTATAATAGAATCTCTACTTGCTAAACCAATTAGATAAGTAGGTAACAGTGGGTTTTCCATATTATAAGCAACTTGTAAAGTAACAACTGCGCCTACGAATACTGATATAAATGCAACAAAACCAATTGAAGACATGCCTAACTCATTGATTTCATGAACAATCCTAGGAAGATAAACTCTTCTTTTTTCAAATCTTGAAAATATCTTTCTAAGAAATAGAATATATTGTCCTGTAGTAATTAAAAAATGCATATATGAAATAAAAATAGTTATATTTATGTATAATGAAAAAATCTATTTTTATATTTTTTACTTTCACTCTATTAACTATACTTGTTTCTTCATGCTATACAACTAGAAAAGACGGTTGTAATTGTCCTGGTTCTAGTCAAAATAATATAGAAACACAAAATATAGATTGCTAATATGAAAAAGATTGCCATAATTGTATCAGGATATTTTAATCCACTTCACAAAGGACACTTAGAATATTTTGAAAAAGCAAAATCAAACGGAGAAGAATTATTTGTAATTGTCAATTCCGATTATCAGAGAGAATTAAAAGGGTCTAAAAAATTTCAAGACGAAAATGAAAGAACACTAATTATCTCACACTTAAAACTCGTCAATAAAACCATCTTAGCTATTGATAAGGATAGAACTGTTCAAGAAACTATTAAACAAATCCATACTCAATATAGTAATGATTACATGTTATTTTTTGCAAATGGAGGTGACCAAAACAACACTACAATTCCTGAAAGGAAAATTTGTAAAAAACTTGGAATAAAATTACTAGATGGACTAGGAGATAAAATACAGTCATCTAGCTGGCTTTTAAAAAAATAAATTTTAAAGCATTAGTTAATAATAAATAGCCTATTTATATTACTTCCTC
This sequence is a window from Flavobacteriales bacterium TMED191. Protein-coding genes within it:
- a CDS encoding ATP-binding cassette domain-containing protein; amino-acid sequence: MIKVDAINKSFGEKVVLNNFSSNFESGKINLIIGRSGSGKTVAIKCMLGLHEVDSGSIFFDRRSFNSINDNQRKQIRKEMGMVFQASALFDSMSVFDNVMFPLLMSEKMSLKDMSKRVDFCLNRVDLKGAHDMFPSELSGGMQKRVAIARAISLNPKYLFCDEPNSGLDPTTAIVIDNLLKEITYENNITTVINTHDMNSVMDIGDNIVFIKDGSKKWEGNKENFLSSNNKELCEFKSSSKLLL
- a CDS encoding ABC transporter permease, whose amino-acid sequence is MHFLITTGQYILFLRKIFSRFEKRRVYLPRIVHEINELGMSSIGFVAFISVFVGAVVTLQVAYNMENPLLPTYLIGLASRDSIILEFSPTMISLVLAGKIGSHISSSLGTMRVTEQIDALEVMGINSASFLVFPKICATIIINPFLIILSIALGIVGGWLAGNLTGICPTEEFLLGLQYEFIPFNLAYALIKTVIFAFIITTVCAFFGYTTKGGALEVGQASTRGVVYTSILIIICNYFITHLLLN
- a CDS encoding cytidyltransferase yields the protein MKKIAIIVSGYFNPLHKGHLEYFEKAKSNGEELFVIVNSDYQRELKGSKKFQDENERTLIISHLKLVNKTILAIDKDRTVQETIKQIHTQYSNDYMLFFANGGDQNNTTIPERKICKKLGIKLLDGLGDKIQSSSWLLKK